The genome window ATCCTTGTTTATACTTAACATTAACTGCAACAAAAGGTATTGGATACTGTTCTGAAAGCTCCCTCATTGTAGTTATATCAACCTTAGGTGTAGTGATAGTGACTTTTTGTCCTAAAAAGGTATTGGATACTGTTCTGAAAGCTCCCTCATTGTAGTTATATCAACCTTAGGTGTAGTGATAGTGACTTTTTGTCCTAATAAGGTAAACAAAGTAGTAGCTGCAGTACCCATACTTATATTCCCAATTTCCCCTAATGCATCCTTCTCAGTTTCGTTAATTATTTCATCTTCTACTTTATCATAGTTCCCTCTTAATAGCATATCAATTTCATCTTGACTTAGCATATTATTAGTCATCAGATACATCACCTTCCTTTTGAACTCTAGTTATTTGAACTGCTACTTTATTTTTA of Proteiniborus sp. DW1 contains these proteins:
- a CDS encoding chemotaxis protein CheC is translated as MTNNMLSQDEIDMLLRGNYDKVEDEIINETEKDALGEIGNISMGTAATTLFTLLGQKVTITTPKVDITTMRELSEQYPIPF